One Stigmatella aurantiaca genomic window, GGGAAAACTGCGAGCCGGCCCCCAAAGACAAAGAATATGCCTGCGCTGCCGGGCTGGAGTGCGTTGGCCATGATGACCACTGGTGCGCCCGGCCGTGCCATCAGGAGGATCAAGCGGCAACGTGCCCCGATGGCTTTCTCTGTGCGGACACCGGACTTCGCCCCGCGTGCTTGCCTACCTGCGAAAAGCAGGGTTGCCCCAAAGGCCAGCATTGCGTTCAGTTCAACGAGGGCGCTTCGGTGTGCGCACGCGCATATGGTCCCAATTGCCAGCAATCTGCTTGCCCCGAGGGCCGCGACTGCTGGGTGCTCACGAAGCCGCCACACCCTGGGACGGTGTGGATGGGATGCATCGAGCGGTGTGGTGAAGGATTCCCTGCGTGTAGCACTGGCAAGGTTTGCGATGTTTGGCAGTGTCTGCCGGAATGCCATCCGCAGGCCCCTGGCGCATGCGCAGAGGGCTACCGGTGCACACAACCCGAGCCGGACAGGCCGGTCGCATGCCGTCCTGACTGGTAGGCTCCTGTCCTGGCATCGCACTCAAGGTTTCGCACTCCGCCCGATGGCCACAGCCGGTTGACAGGTGGCGTGGCCGGGGGCTCAGATCTGCATTCCAGGAGGCGTGGAATGCGGAGCGTTCACCGGTGGCTCATGGGAGGGGCATGTGGGCTGGGCCTCTTCTTGAGCGGCTGCCCCTCACCGACCACGGGGTTGAACATCCACCCCCTGGCCGAGACCCTGACCGCCCTGGGAGGGGCCGTGGAGGTGCAGTACCTCGGGGTGGGGGGCTACCTGGTCCGGCGGGGTGAAGACGCCCTGCTCTTCGCGCCCTCGTTCACCACTCCCGGCTTCTCGAAGCTCCACCCCGCGGCGGAAATCCAGAGCGATGAGGCGCTCGTCCAGCGCTGCCTGGAGCAGAAGGCGGGGGCGAAGCTGGAGGACGTGGAGTTCATCCTGGTGGGGCATGCGCATTACGACCACCTGCTGGATGTCCCCGCGGTCATGAAGCACCATGCGCCCCGGGCGATCACCCTGGGCTCCCGGACGACGCGCCACATCCTCGCGGGCGCGGACCTCTCCCGCCGCACGCTCGTGGTGGACGAGTGCGCCGCCGGGAGAGACGGCCGCGCGGGGCGGTGGATCTACAACGCGAAGCGCACGGTCCGCGTCCTGGCGATCGAGTCCGAGCACTCCCCCCACGTGGGGAACTACAAGCTCATGGGCGGCCACTACCTGACCGACCGCAAGGAACTGCCGCGCCGGGCGTTCGACTGGAAGGAGGGCCAGACCTACGCCTACCTCGTGGACTTCCTGCACCCGGATGGAAGCGTGGACTTCCGCATTCACTACCAGGACGCGGCCAGCCGCGAGGGCTACGGGGACATCCCCGAGGCCGTGCGGAAGGAGCATCCCTTCGTGGACCTGGCCATCACCTGCGTGGGCGCGTCCAACACGGTGGCGTCCTACCCGGGACCGTTCCTGGAGCGGGCCAAGCCCCGGGCCATCGTGTTGGGACACTGGGAAGACTTCTTCGGCGAGCAGTTCTGTGATGACAGGGACAGGGAGGCCCGGGTGGTGCGTCTGGCGGACGTTCCGGCGTTCGTTGAGCGCGTGGAGCGCCACAAGCCTCCGGAGGCGAAGGTGCTGATGCCCGCGCTGTACAGCAAGATGTTCTTTCCCCGCGAGGCCTCGCCCGCAGCCCCCGCGGACACGCCGCCCCGGGAGTGCCCGGTCCGTCCCGGGGCTTTCCCTCAGAAGGACCCGCCCCCGCGCCTGGTCCTGGATGGGTTCCCGCTGTAAGGCCTACTCGGCCGCCAGGGAGAGCAGCCCGGCGCCGGAGATGATCCGGCGCGCCGCCTCATCCCGCAGGCGGGCCAGGGCCTGGCTCACCGTGGACTGGCTGACGCGGACGAGGTTGAGATCCAACCGCGCCAGCCGGGTCGAATCCTGAGCCCTGTTCATGGAAACACATGACCAAGATTCACTGGATTCATCAACCTGCCGGTGCGCAGGATGGCCCATGGACTTCGAACCCAGCGCCAAGGCCAAGGACTATCTGGATCGCGTGAAGCGGTTCATGAACGAGCACATCCTTCCGGTGGAGGGCCGCTACTGGGAAGAGGTCCACGCGGCCCAGGCGGGCGGGGACTGGCGCCGGTGGAAGGTGCCCGCGCTGATGGAGGAGCTGAAGGCGCGCGCCCGGGCCGAAGGGCTGTGGAACCTGTTCCTGCCGGACGCGAAGCTCGGCGCGGGCCTGAGCACCCTGGAGTACGCGCCCATCGCGGAGGAGACGGGCCGCAGCTTCCTGGCGCCCGAGGTCTTCAACTGCAACGCCCCGGACACCGGCAACATGGAGGTGCTCTGGAAGTACGGCTCCGAGGAGCAGAAGCAGCGCTGGCTCACGCCGCTGCTGGCCGGGGACATCCGCTCGGTGTTCTGCATGACGGAGCCCGACGTGGCCTCCTCGGACGCCACCAACATGGGCGCCACCGCCACCGTCGAGGGGGACGAGGTGGTGCTCACCGGCAAGAAGTGGTGGTCCAGCGGCCTGGGCAACCCGCGGGCGAAGGTCGCCATCTTCATGGGCCGGACGCCGGAGGCCTCGGCGGGCCGCCACCACCAGCACTCCATGGTGCTCGTGCCCCTGGACGCGCCGGGCGTCACCATCCAGCGCATGCTGCCGGTCTACGGCGACTACGACGCGCCCCACGGCCACGGCGAGGTCCACTTCGAGAACGTGCGCCTGCCCCTCTCCGCCATCATCGCGGGGCCGGGCAAGGGCTTCGAGATTGCTCAGGGCCGGCTGGGCCCGGGCCGCATCCACCACTGCATGCGCTGCATCGGCGCGGCGGAGCGGGCGCTGGAGCTGATGATCGACCGGGGCATGAGCCGCACCGCCTTTGGCAAGCCGCTGCTCAACCTGGGCGGCAACCGCGAGCGCGTCGCCGAGGCGCGCGTGGCCATCGACCAGGCGCGCCTGCTGACGCTCTATGCCGCCTGGAAGCTGGACGCGGTGGGCGCGCTGGGGGCGATGAGCGAAATCTCCGCCATCAAGGTGGTGGCACCCAACGTGCTCCAGAAGGTGGTGGATGACGCCATCCAGATTCACGGCGGGGCGGGCGTGTCGCGGGACACCCCGCTGGCGGGCTTCTTCGCCCAGGCGCGCAGCCTGCGCATCGCCGATGGACCGGACGAGGTCCACAAGGGCGTCATCGCCCGCATCGAACTCTCCAAGCGTGGTTTTTCCAAGGGATCCTGACCATGAGCGGACAGCGGATCTTCATCACCGGAGGCGCCAGTGGGCTGGGGCGCTCGCTCGCGCTGCGCTTCGCCCGCGCGGGCTGGAAGGTGTGCATCGGGGACATCCATGAGGGGCGCGGGGCGGAGGTCCTGGCGGAGCTGGAGGCGCTGGGCGCCCAGGCCCTGTCCCTGCGCTGCGATGTCCGGCGCGAGGAGGACCTGCGCGCCGTGGCGGAGCGGCTGGAGGCGGACTGGGGCGGCGTGGACGTGGTGGTGAACAACGCGGGCGTCGCCCAGGCGGGGGCCATCGAGGACGTGCCGCTCGATGACTGGCAGTGGATCATCGACATCAACCTCCTGGGCGTGGTGCGCGGCTGCAAGGTGTTCACGCCGTTGTTCAAGCGGCAGGGCGGGGGCCACTTCGTCAACGTGGCCTCGATCGCCGGGCTGCTCGATGCGCCCATGATGAGCAGCTACAACGCCACCAAGGCCGCCGTCGTCTCGCTGTCGGAGACGCTCCAGAACGAGCTGCACTCCCACGGAATCTCCGTCAGCGTCGTCTGCCCGGCCTTCTTCAAGACGAACCTGGTGGAGTCCATGCGCGT contains:
- a CDS encoding SDR family oxidoreductase → MSGQRIFITGGASGLGRSLALRFARAGWKVCIGDIHEGRGAEVLAELEALGAQALSLRCDVRREEDLRAVAERLEADWGGVDVVVNNAGVAQAGAIEDVPLDDWQWIIDINLLGVVRGCKVFTPLFKRQGGGHFVNVASIAGLLDAPMMSSYNATKAAVVSLSETLQNELHSHGISVSVVCPAFFKTNLVESMRVTHPRFQATVGKFFARAKITSEDVAEDIFTAVKKHSFFVLPHREARYIWRLKRFLPREVYAPLMRRSTRRMR
- a CDS encoding acyl-CoA dehydrogenase family protein produces the protein MDFEPSAKAKDYLDRVKRFMNEHILPVEGRYWEEVHAAQAGGDWRRWKVPALMEELKARARAEGLWNLFLPDAKLGAGLSTLEYAPIAEETGRSFLAPEVFNCNAPDTGNMEVLWKYGSEEQKQRWLTPLLAGDIRSVFCMTEPDVASSDATNMGATATVEGDEVVLTGKKWWSSGLGNPRAKVAIFMGRTPEASAGRHHQHSMVLVPLDAPGVTIQRMLPVYGDYDAPHGHGEVHFENVRLPLSAIIAGPGKGFEIAQGRLGPGRIHHCMRCIGAAERALELMIDRGMSRTAFGKPLLNLGGNRERVAEARVAIDQARLLTLYAAWKLDAVGALGAMSEISAIKVVAPNVLQKVVDDAIQIHGGAGVSRDTPLAGFFAQARSLRIADGPDEVHKGVIARIELSKRGFSKGS
- a CDS encoding MBL fold metallo-hydrolase, which produces MRSVHRWLMGGACGLGLFLSGCPSPTTGLNIHPLAETLTALGGAVEVQYLGVGGYLVRRGEDALLFAPSFTTPGFSKLHPAAEIQSDEALVQRCLEQKAGAKLEDVEFILVGHAHYDHLLDVPAVMKHHAPRAITLGSRTTRHILAGADLSRRTLVVDECAAGRDGRAGRWIYNAKRTVRVLAIESEHSPHVGNYKLMGGHYLTDRKELPRRAFDWKEGQTYAYLVDFLHPDGSVDFRIHYQDAASREGYGDIPEAVRKEHPFVDLAITCVGASNTVASYPGPFLERAKPRAIVLGHWEDFFGEQFCDDRDREARVVRLADVPAFVERVERHKPPEAKVLMPALYSKMFFPREASPAAPADTPPRECPVRPGAFPQKDPPPRLVLDGFPL